A single Bacillus sp. OxB-1 DNA region contains:
- a CDS encoding ABC transporter permease: MKKRYLIIALIILSFLSLFVGVSHISPMDLLDFQSEETEIFLISRLPRLVAILLAGAGMSIAGLIMQQLSRNKFVSPTTAGTLDATRLGILVSMLLFANASTLEKMVVAFAFALAGTLLFMQILDRIKFKDAIFIPLVGLMFGNILSSITTFFAYKANVIQNMSAWLQGDFSMIMKGRYELLYISVPVLIITYLYANRFTVAGMGEDFSKNLGLAYKRIVNIGLILVALITTTVVLTVGMIPFLGLIIPNIVSIFKGDHLQKTLPHTALLGAIFLLICDILGRILIYPYEISISLMVGVIGSAIFLYLLFRRKAYA; encoded by the coding sequence ATGAAGAAACGTTACTTGATCATCGCTTTAATCATCCTATCATTCCTATCTCTATTTGTAGGAGTGAGCCATATTTCACCGATGGATCTGCTAGATTTCCAGTCGGAAGAGACGGAGATTTTTTTAATCAGCCGTTTGCCAAGGCTTGTTGCCATTCTGCTCGCCGGAGCGGGGATGAGTATCGCAGGTCTTATTATGCAGCAGTTGAGCCGAAATAAGTTCGTTTCACCGACAACAGCTGGTACATTGGACGCGACAAGGCTCGGAATTTTGGTTTCGATGCTATTGTTCGCGAACGCCTCAACACTTGAGAAAATGGTTGTCGCCTTTGCATTTGCGCTTGCCGGCACGCTGTTGTTTATGCAAATCTTGGACCGTATCAAGTTCAAGGACGCGATTTTCATTCCACTCGTCGGGTTGATGTTCGGGAATATCTTGTCGTCGATCACTACGTTCTTCGCTTATAAAGCGAATGTGATCCAAAACATGTCGGCTTGGCTGCAGGGCGATTTCTCGATGATCATGAAGGGACGTTACGAACTTCTTTACATAAGTGTACCGGTGCTTATCATTACGTATTTGTATGCGAACCGTTTCACGGTTGCGGGGATGGGAGAGGACTTTTCCAAAAACCTCGGCCTCGCTTATAAACGGATTGTCAATATAGGATTGATTTTGGTGGCGCTCATTACGACTACTGTTGTGTTGACCGTCGGCATGATTCCGTTTTTAGGGCTGATCATTCCGAATATCGTTTCGATTTTCAAAGGAGATCACTTACAGAAAACCTTGCCGCATACAGCGTTGCTCGGCGCAATCTTCTTGCTCATCTGCGACATACTTGGACGGATCCTCATTTATCCGTACGAGATTTCCATCAGCTTGATGGTCGGTGTCATCGGCAGCGCGATCTTCCTCTACTTGCTGTTTAGGAGGAAGGCGTATGCGTAA
- a CDS encoding siderophore ABC transporter substrate-binding protein, with protein sequence MKKFSIALMMFALMVLLVACGSKEEKPEGSTANENNEQSEPAAENETLTITHELGETVVAQNPEKVVVFDFGALDTLDELGVEVAGLPRTNVPGYLSKYDDDKYVNVGSLKEPDFEAIHAMKPDLILISGRQMELYDQFTEIAPTIFVGVDTAHYMDSFKKNMGTLAEIFDKEDEMNAELAEIDEQIAAISEKTAESDKKALIVLGTEGKVSAYGPNSRFGIIHDVFGFKPADEKIEVSTHGQNITFEYILEQNPDVLFVIDRDAAISEGASAKDSIENDLVKKTNAFQNDKMIYLDGDYWYLSGGGLKSMKEMVKEVEAAL encoded by the coding sequence ATGAAGAAATTTTCAATCGCCTTAATGATGTTCGCCCTTATGGTTCTACTTGTAGCTTGCGGGTCAAAGGAAGAAAAACCGGAAGGCTCAACAGCCAACGAAAATAATGAACAAAGTGAGCCGGCTGCAGAAAATGAAACATTGACCATCACTCACGAATTGGGAGAAACAGTTGTTGCCCAAAATCCTGAAAAAGTGGTCGTCTTTGATTTCGGAGCACTAGATACATTGGATGAGCTTGGAGTGGAAGTGGCTGGTTTGCCACGCACCAACGTCCCTGGATACCTTTCAAAATACGATGATGACAAATATGTGAATGTAGGCAGCTTGAAAGAGCCGGATTTTGAAGCGATCCATGCGATGAAACCTGATCTGATTTTGATTTCCGGACGTCAAATGGAACTATACGATCAATTCACTGAAATTGCGCCGACCATCTTCGTTGGAGTCGACACAGCACATTACATGGATTCATTCAAAAAGAACATGGGAACTCTTGCTGAAATCTTCGATAAAGAAGATGAAATGAATGCAGAGCTTGCAGAGATTGATGAGCAAATTGCTGCCATTAGCGAAAAAACTGCAGAGTCTGATAAAAAAGCATTGATCGTTCTTGGCACAGAAGGAAAGGTAAGTGCATATGGTCCGAATTCCCGTTTCGGCATCATCCACGATGTGTTCGGTTTCAAGCCGGCTGATGAGAAAATCGAAGTTTCCACTCACGGACAAAACATTACGTTTGAGTACATTTTAGAACAAAATCCGGATGTCCTTTTTGTAATCGACCGTGACGCTGCGATCAGCGAAGGTGCTAGCGCCAAGGATTCCATCGAAAACGACCTTGTGAAAAAGACCAATGCGTTCCAAAATGATAAAATGATTTATTTGGATGGCGATTATTGGTACCTATCCGGCGGCGGCTTGAAATCCATGAAAGAAATGGTTAAAGAAGTCGAAGCAGCTCTATGA
- a CDS encoding iron chelate uptake ABC transporter family permease subunit → MRNSTKILILAILAAIFCSLYLFQGLNGSFDYALPRRGIKVLAMVITGVAIAYSTVIFQTITHNRILTPSIMGLDSLYLLLQTVVIFFLGSGHVTVVNKHVNFILSVATMIVFALLLYRFLFKSGRQPIYFLLLVGIIVGTFFGSISTFLQVLIDPNEFLRVQDKMFASFNNVSGELVWWALGFVAIALVIGWRSMDELDVLSLGRDTAINLGVSYDKVVKMMLILSAVLISVSTALVGPITFFGLIVANLSYQFFKTYKHSILIIGASVMSVIALVGGQWVVERVFTFSTTLSVIINFIGGVYFIYLLLKESRST, encoded by the coding sequence ATGCGTAACTCAACGAAAATACTAATATTAGCGATTTTGGCTGCTATCTTTTGTAGTCTATACCTGTTTCAGGGATTGAATGGAAGCTTTGACTATGCGTTACCGCGTCGGGGCATCAAGGTGTTAGCGATGGTTATCACAGGTGTCGCGATAGCCTACTCGACCGTCATCTTCCAGACGATCACTCATAATCGGATCTTGACGCCGAGCATCATGGGACTCGATTCACTCTACCTTTTATTGCAAACCGTCGTCATCTTCTTCCTCGGTTCGGGGCATGTGACGGTCGTCAATAAACACGTGAATTTCATCTTGTCCGTGGCGACCATGATCGTATTTGCGCTTCTCTTGTATCGTTTCCTGTTCAAGTCGGGCAGACAGCCGATCTACTTCTTGCTGTTGGTCGGCATCATCGTCGGAACGTTCTTCGGCAGTATCTCGACGTTTCTGCAAGTATTAATTGATCCGAATGAGTTTTTGCGCGTACAAGATAAAATGTTTGCGAGCTTCAACAACGTCAGCGGAGAGCTGGTCTGGTGGGCACTTGGCTTTGTGGCGATCGCCCTTGTCATCGGATGGCGTTCGATGGATGAACTTGATGTTCTTTCCCTTGGAAGAGATACGGCCATCAATCTTGGCGTTTCCTATGACAAAGTCGTTAAGATGATGCTCATCCTATCCGCAGTGCTCATATCGGTATCCACTGCGCTAGTCGGTCCGATCACATTTTTCGGTTTGATCGTCGCGAATCTGTCTTATCAATTTTTCAAAACATATAAGCATTCCATTCTCATTATCGGAGCATCTGTCATGAGTGTCATCGCCTTAGTCGGTGGGCAATGGGTCGTCGAACGGGTCTTCACTTTCTCTACGACGCTCAGTGTCATCATCAACTTCATCGGCGGCGTTTATTTTATCTACTTATTATTGAAGGAGAGTCGATCCACATGA
- a CDS encoding DUF6612 family protein — protein sequence MKNWLKGLAIVMLALALSACNSTATPKTETPSDAEPNTNEETDTKANEEADEQSELTAMEVYEKAMEASEDLKSMHAKMDIQQKIEVPSEDLNMDSKFKMDMDMIMEPLAMYQKMNMDMGEQGAMDTEIYITDAGFFMFDPESEQWLKFPKEMSDDMMEQMGGGTDPTPDMEMFKEFTEDFQFEQTDDEFILTLSAEGEKFNNLMKKAIADSMPAGMEMGEEEAEMMENMNVKSLNFEIFIDKETFQTNAFNMDMDMTMSIEGQEMHIIQQMKSIISQINEVEKIDVPQDVLDNAVDITEAMESQEVAQ from the coding sequence TTGAAGAATTGGTTGAAAGGGTTAGCTATCGTCATGTTGGCGCTAGCTTTAAGCGCTTGTAACTCGACAGCGACGCCGAAAACGGAGACGCCTTCGGATGCGGAGCCGAATACAAATGAGGAAACTGACACGAAAGCGAATGAGGAGGCCGATGAGCAAAGCGAGCTGACGGCAATGGAAGTCTACGAGAAGGCGATGGAAGCTTCCGAAGATTTGAAGAGCATGCACGCCAAAATGGACATCCAGCAGAAAATTGAGGTCCCTAGCGAAGACTTGAACATGGACAGCAAATTCAAGATGGACATGGACATGATCATGGAGCCGCTTGCGATGTATCAAAAGATGAACATGGATATGGGAGAGCAAGGTGCCATGGATACGGAAATTTACATTACAGATGCAGGATTCTTCATGTTTGATCCTGAATCTGAGCAATGGCTGAAATTCCCGAAAGAAATGTCGGACGACATGATGGAGCAAATGGGGGGCGGAACGGATCCGACTCCGGACATGGAAATGTTCAAAGAGTTCACGGAAGACTTCCAGTTCGAGCAGACCGACGATGAGTTCATCTTGACTCTATCCGCGGAAGGCGAGAAATTCAACAACTTGATGAAGAAAGCAATCGCGGACAGCATGCCGGCGGGTATGGAAATGGGTGAGGAAGAAGCAGAAATGATGGAAAACATGAACGTCAAAAGTTTGAATTTCGAGATTTTCATCGACAAGGAAACATTCCAAACGAATGCATTCAATATGGATATGGACATGACAATGTCCATTGAAGGACAAGAAATGCACATTATCCAACAGATGAAGTCGATCATCAGCCAAATCAATGAAGTTGAAAAGATCGATGTTCCCCAAGATGTCCTGGACAATGCCGTAGACATTACGGAAGCGATGGAATCACAAGAAGTCGCACAATAA
- a CDS encoding iron ABC transporter ATP-binding protein: protein MIQVRELSKFYGKKAVVEKVSVNIHRGKITSFIGPNGAGKSTLLSMVSRLLDADTGEVLVDNDNVQKMKSNDFSKRVSILKQSNFMNVRLTIRELVSFGRFPHSKGRLTAEDIRIIDQAMDYMELMDMQHSYLDELSGGQRQRAFIAMTIAQDTDYILLDEPLNNLDMKHSVQIMKILRRLVDDLGKTVVIVLHDINFASVYSDRIVALKDGRVVKDGLTHEIINSDALREIYDMEIPIKKMNDCRICVYFNS, encoded by the coding sequence ATGATCCAAGTCCGGGAACTATCAAAGTTTTATGGAAAAAAAGCGGTCGTTGAAAAGGTGTCCGTCAATATCCACCGAGGGAAGATCACGTCTTTCATCGGACCGAATGGGGCAGGGAAGTCGACACTCCTTTCAATGGTCAGCCGCCTTCTGGATGCGGATACCGGGGAAGTGTTGGTGGACAACGACAATGTTCAGAAAATGAAATCAAACGACTTTTCCAAAAGGGTTTCGATTTTGAAGCAGTCTAACTTCATGAATGTCCGCCTGACGATCCGGGAGCTCGTTTCCTTCGGGCGCTTCCCGCACTCGAAAGGGAGATTGACGGCAGAAGATATCCGCATCATCGATCAGGCGATGGATTATATGGAATTGATGGATATGCAGCATAGCTATTTGGATGAATTGTCGGGCGGGCAGCGTCAGCGCGCATTCATTGCTATGACAATCGCTCAGGACACCGATTATATTCTATTGGATGAACCGCTCAACAACCTGGATATGAAGCATTCCGTGCAAATCATGAAAATCTTGAGAAGGCTGGTGGATGACTTAGGAAAAACGGTCGTCATCGTCCTGCATGACATCAACTTCGCTTCCGTTTATTCGGATCGGATCGTTGCGCTGAAAGACGGGCGCGTCGTCAAAGATGGTCTGACGCATGAAATCATCAACTCGGATGCCTTGAGAGAGATCTATGACATGGAAATTCCAATCAAAAAAATGAATGACTGTCGAATTTGTGTGTATTTTAATTCGTAA